A single genomic interval of Rosistilla ulvae harbors:
- a CDS encoding PDZ domain-containing protein, which produces MRQNHQSSRRGRRGIAPFIASLSLAVVFAASQPPGVAIAQDAEYAAIQQAIQKTAGAVVQIETIGASASQGELTLGAPISGTRIDDQGHILTSLWGLEETPASILIVQADGSRQPAELVARDFSRELVLLKTKPSGSGNHVALQRKEKVRVGQWAIAVGRGISPETPSVSIGIVSATERMFGRAVQIDARISPSFYGGPVVDINGEMIGISVPMKPEAGSAGEKSDWYDSGIAFVVSAEAIASRVETMKAGKDIRAGKLGIVPASKMPFSDDTTLSAVLALSPAKRAGIQAADKLIAIDGQAVRWNADIKQLLGPRDAGEVLKIKVLRDEKELEFEVELAADIPAFRPRVLGVLADSQDKSLQIAHIFDDSAAASAKLQIGDTIQAIDGNKIDDVDRARLLVMTHPPGEDLDLTVLRDGKPLDVRCDLQSTPETVVAELPELKDPIAEEAWEIVPRSLPDVSNKSCLLKPKGDKGPSLGLLVLLARPGTEKLEPLVEAWKSVAAKHQLAILAIGAAESDRWKPAESDVIVRLIQQTQQAINVAPQQIVVGGFGAGAEMSMLVALRDRELVRGGIAASGSRPGGFALSENDPASPVQFLVVGGTEMPVWGRVIANVGFPVLQQPSTEKEPLADDPKVRDAVGRWIRSLERI; this is translated from the coding sequence ATGAGACAAAATCACCAGTCGTCGCGGCGAGGCCGCCGGGGCATCGCTCCGTTCATTGCGAGTCTTTCGCTAGCCGTCGTGTTTGCCGCGTCGCAGCCGCCTGGCGTCGCGATCGCTCAAGACGCCGAATACGCAGCGATCCAACAAGCGATCCAAAAAACGGCAGGTGCCGTGGTGCAGATCGAAACGATTGGAGCTTCGGCATCGCAGGGCGAACTGACCCTGGGGGCGCCGATTTCGGGAACGCGGATCGATGACCAAGGGCATATTCTGACCAGCCTGTGGGGCTTGGAAGAGACGCCGGCGAGCATCTTGATCGTCCAGGCGGATGGTTCGCGGCAGCCAGCGGAACTTGTCGCGCGGGACTTCAGCCGCGAGCTGGTGCTGCTGAAAACAAAACCCAGCGGTTCGGGGAACCATGTCGCGTTGCAGCGCAAGGAGAAGGTGCGTGTTGGCCAGTGGGCGATCGCCGTCGGCCGCGGGATCTCGCCCGAAACCCCTTCGGTTTCGATCGGCATCGTCAGTGCCACCGAGCGAATGTTCGGCCGCGCAGTGCAAATCGACGCTCGTATTTCACCGTCGTTTTATGGCGGTCCGGTCGTCGATATCAACGGCGAAATGATCGGCATCTCGGTCCCGATGAAACCCGAAGCGGGGTCGGCGGGTGAAAAGTCGGACTGGTACGATTCGGGGATCGCCTTTGTTGTCTCGGCCGAAGCAATCGCCAGCCGGGTCGAAACGATGAAGGCGGGAAAAGACATTCGGGCTGGCAAGCTGGGGATTGTGCCGGCCAGCAAGATGCCCTTTTCCGATGACACGACGCTGTCGGCTGTCCTGGCTCTTTCGCCAGCGAAGCGAGCCGGCATTCAAGCCGCAGATAAATTGATCGCGATCGACGGACAAGCTGTTCGCTGGAACGCCGACATCAAACAATTACTGGGGCCACGCGACGCGGGAGAGGTCTTGAAAATCAAGGTTCTCCGCGACGAGAAGGAGCTGGAGTTCGAGGTCGAATTGGCCGCCGATATCCCCGCCTTCCGGCCGCGGGTGCTGGGCGTGCTGGCCGATTCGCAGGACAAATCGCTGCAAATCGCTCACATTTTTGACGACTCGGCCGCCGCCAGTGCGAAGCTGCAGATCGGCGACACGATTCAAGCGATCGATGGCAACAAGATCGACGACGTCGATCGGGCCCGGTTGTTGGTGATGACCCATCCTCCCGGCGAGGACTTGGATTTGACAGTCCTTCGCGACGGCAAACCGTTGGACGTTCGCTGCGACCTGCAATCGACTCCCGAAACCGTTGTTGCTGAGCTGCCGGAACTGAAGGATCCGATCGCCGAAGAGGCTTGGGAAATCGTCCCCCGTTCGCTGCCGGACGTCTCCAACAAAAGCTGTCTGCTGAAACCGAAGGGAGACAAAGGACCTAGCCTTGGCCTGCTTGTCTTGTTGGCTCGCCCGGGTACCGAGAAATTGGAACCGTTGGTCGAAGCATGGAAAAGTGTCGCGGCGAAGCATCAGTTGGCGATCCTGGCGATCGGGGCAGCCGAAAGCGATCGCTGGAAGCCCGCCGAATCGGACGTGATCGTGCGGTTGATTCAACAGACGCAACAGGCGATCAACGTCGCGCCGCAACAGATCGTCGTCGGCGGATTTGGAGCGGGAGCGGAGATGAGCATGCTTGTCGCGCTGCGTGATCGCGAACTGGTCCGAGGTGGCATTGCCGCTTCGGGCAGTCGACCGGGCGGGTTTGCGTTGAGCGAAAACGATCCCGCCTCGCCGGTCCAATTTCTGGTCGTCGGCGGAACCGAGATGCCTGTTTGGGGACGTGTGATCGCCAACGTCGGTTTCCCCGTTCTCCAGCAGCCATCGACGGAGAAAGAACCGTTGGCGGATGATCCCAAAGTTCGCGATGCGGTCGGACGTTGGATCCGATCGTTGGAACGGATCTGA
- a CDS encoding S1C family serine protease translates to MNNRIRCVTVALLATLVLNTALLQAQYPVKKTIQDARRKVVKVYGAGGLGGLEAYQSGFLVSPEGHIATAWSYVLDVDPVVILDDGRRFEAEVVGFEPQLELAVLKIEAGDLPYFAIREVPPTQAGQPVLAISNLFNIATGREPASVMQGYVAGVAELDARSGVFKSAYQGEVLILDLVANNPGAAGGALVTRGGELVGMLGKELRDARSGAWLNYALPATTLRPRLLAIVSGEAIVEPPKTELLARDKSHNFETLGMLMVPNVLDQTPAYVDAVVPRSPAAAAGLRPDDLILLVGKVRIENQDRLLEQLRSIDRRDPVSIVLQRGSEILSLRLVR, encoded by the coding sequence ATGAACAATAGAATTCGATGCGTGACGGTGGCGTTGCTGGCGACGCTGGTCCTCAACACCGCTCTGCTACAGGCTCAGTATCCCGTCAAAAAGACGATCCAAGACGCGCGGCGTAAAGTCGTGAAGGTCTACGGTGCCGGTGGATTGGGAGGTCTGGAAGCCTATCAAAGCGGTTTCCTCGTCTCTCCGGAGGGGCACATCGCGACGGCCTGGAGCTATGTCCTGGACGTTGATCCCGTGGTGATCCTCGACGACGGGCGACGCTTCGAAGCCGAAGTTGTCGGATTTGAACCCCAGTTAGAACTGGCGGTCTTGAAAATTGAAGCAGGCGATTTGCCCTACTTCGCGATTCGGGAGGTGCCACCGACGCAAGCCGGCCAGCCGGTGTTGGCGATCAGCAATCTGTTTAACATCGCCACCGGCCGGGAACCAGCGAGCGTGATGCAGGGCTACGTCGCTGGCGTTGCCGAACTGGACGCCCGCAGCGGCGTCTTCAAATCGGCTTATCAAGGCGAGGTCCTGATCTTGGACTTGGTTGCGAACAACCCCGGCGCGGCCGGTGGGGCTTTGGTCACTCGAGGCGGCGAACTTGTCGGCATGCTCGGCAAGGAACTCCGCGACGCGCGCAGCGGTGCCTGGCTGAACTACGCCCTGCCCGCAACGACGTTGCGGCCGCGGTTGCTAGCGATCGTCTCGGGCGAAGCGATCGTCGAGCCACCCAAAACGGAGCTGTTGGCTCGCGACAAATCGCACAACTTTGAAACTCTGGGAATGTTGATGGTCCCCAACGTCTTGGATCAGACGCCCGCCTACGTCGACGCCGTCGTGCCCAGATCGCCCGCCGCCGCGGCGGGGCTGAGGCCCGACGATTTGATTCTGTTGGTTGGGAAGGTCCGGATTGAAAACCAGGACCGTCTGTTGGAGCAGCTGCGCAGCATCGATCGCCGCGATCCGGTTTCGATCGTCCTGCAGCGGGGCTCGGAAATCTTGTCGCTGAGACTGGTTCGATAG
- a CDS encoding S1C family serine protease gives MIDRKSFLAACLLVALPATGRSADVDASVLKAEADRIAAIAQATKSAVSVFVPSGAGGGSGVVIDPEGFALTNFHVSSPAGAYMVCGMADGNLYDTVIVGIDPVGDLALVKLLGRSDFSAAELGNSDRVQQGDWCMVIGNPFLLANDLQPTVTWGLISGVHRYQYPSGTLLEYADCLQTDASINPGNSGGPLYAADSKLIGIVGRASFEKRGRVNVGVGYAISINQAKNFLGYLHSGRIVDHATLGATVATDEGKVIVSNILENSDAYRRGLRYGAEILAVNGRDVASANDLQNVLGTLPKGWRVPISFRHEGRNVDTIVRLAGVHGRDELLEKMAASMPPPPPRPQEKEGDSEKDQIAAANAHDAELPASVEAVYEAKHGYANYYFNRLHQQRLWESLKKHSPNASGAWTIEGPTDNDGPVLDLTLGKQVSIATDGGQPTLLDPTALYDGIDSQQLPAFAACLDAWHRMVELGPDRFGEVYYLGTMPLRGEYPLRDVLVGTSGELESWFYFDPESGRLEAVECWADRFRDPAELLIEAGDKNQPVGLSLYFGERRAWRMQVEQWKASANEQ, from the coding sequence ATGATCGACCGGAAGTCGTTTTTAGCCGCGTGTCTGCTGGTCGCCTTGCCGGCAACCGGCCGCAGTGCGGATGTCGATGCTAGCGTTTTGAAAGCCGAAGCGGATCGGATTGCGGCGATCGCCCAGGCGACCAAGTCGGCCGTCAGCGTGTTTGTCCCCAGCGGAGCCGGTGGCGGCAGCGGAGTGGTGATCGATCCGGAAGGTTTCGCGCTGACCAATTTTCACGTCAGCAGCCCCGCCGGCGCGTACATGGTCTGTGGGATGGCCGACGGGAATCTTTACGACACAGTCATCGTGGGAATCGATCCGGTCGGCGATCTGGCGCTCGTCAAGCTGCTGGGACGCAGCGACTTCTCCGCCGCAGAGCTGGGGAACAGCGACCGCGTCCAACAGGGCGATTGGTGCATGGTGATCGGCAACCCGTTCCTGCTGGCCAACGACCTGCAACCGACCGTCACCTGGGGATTGATCAGCGGCGTTCATCGCTATCAATATCCCTCGGGAACGCTTTTGGAATACGCCGATTGCTTGCAAACCGACGCGTCGATCAATCCAGGGAATTCGGGCGGTCCGCTGTACGCTGCCGATTCGAAACTGATCGGTATCGTCGGCCGCGCCTCCTTCGAAAAGCGAGGCCGCGTGAACGTTGGCGTCGGCTACGCGATTTCAATCAACCAAGCCAAGAACTTCCTCGGCTATCTGCACAGCGGCCGGATCGTCGATCACGCCACGCTAGGTGCGACCGTTGCCACCGACGAAGGGAAGGTGATCGTCAGCAATATCCTAGAGAACTCCGACGCCTACCGCCGCGGGCTGCGTTACGGTGCCGAAATCCTGGCGGTCAACGGCCGCGACGTCGCGTCGGCCAACGACTTGCAAAACGTGCTCGGTACGCTTCCCAAAGGCTGGCGAGTGCCGATCAGCTTCCGCCACGAAGGTCGCAACGTCGACACGATCGTCCGCTTGGCGGGCGTCCACGGACGCGATGAACTGCTAGAGAAGATGGCCGCGTCGATGCCGCCACCTCCTCCTCGCCCGCAGGAAAAAGAAGGGGATTCCGAAAAGGATCAGATCGCTGCCGCAAACGCTCATGACGCCGAACTGCCGGCGTCGGTCGAAGCGGTTTACGAAGCCAAACACGGATACGCCAATTACTACTTCAATCGACTGCATCAGCAGCGGTTGTGGGAGTCCTTGAAAAAGCACAGCCCCAACGCGTCGGGAGCTTGGACGATCGAGGGACCGACCGATAACGATGGCCCCGTGCTGGATCTGACTCTGGGCAAGCAGGTCTCGATCGCAACCGATGGGGGCCAGCCGACCCTGTTGGACCCGACAGCTTTATACGACGGGATCGATAGCCAGCAATTGCCCGCCTTCGCCGCTTGTCTGGACGCGTGGCATCGGATGGTTGAATTGGGGCCCGATCGATTCGGTGAGGTCTATTATCTGGGGACGATGCCGCTGCGTGGCGAATATCCACTCCGCGACGTCTTGGTCGGCACCTCCGGAGAACTCGAATCATGGTTCTACTTCGATCCGGAATCGGGGCGGCTGGAAGCTGTCGAATGCTGGGCCGATCGCTTCCGCGACCCGGCGGAACTGTTGATCGAAGCGGGAGACAAAAATCAACCCGTTGGACTGTCGCTCTATTTTGGCGAGCGGCGGGCTTGGCGGATGCAGGTCGAACAATGGAAGGCGTCGGCAAATGAACAATAG
- a CDS encoding NPCBM/NEW2 domain-containing protein codes for MAYIGLLLIVAGLGQVTVDRVDGQKVSGEWVAIDENAISIQTAGKTEQFPLESVVKLQRDADSSTSPTAVRVGLADGSQLLTRDVKMQGKSVEIDLLGAAADDALLSFPVSQVASIRFRPPVAKAINDQWEQKLGADKPSDTLVVRAGNDQLDEVAGTVLAINRDAVSFDLGGQQVEAPLDRLEGIVFRSSDGDAARIQAQITDAGGSTWSASKITGQGKTLQLETPAGISRSIPLDRIHQIEFRGNVRMLRAADAANVSFTAAIGGLLDPEFSKSMFGPRDVAAGIALSAGSELTIRLGDDDRLFETIVETPNRSFDGGVVRVVIQLDDDAALDKKLTAAELPEAIQLDVAGKRRMQIRIESGQDSSTGDALLLRKPRLRK; via the coding sequence ATGGCATATATTGGATTATTGCTGATCGTCGCAGGGCTCGGTCAAGTGACCGTCGACCGCGTCGATGGGCAAAAGGTCTCGGGCGAATGGGTGGCGATCGACGAAAACGCGATCTCGATCCAGACCGCCGGTAAAACCGAACAGTTCCCGCTCGAATCGGTCGTCAAACTGCAGCGCGACGCCGATTCATCGACTTCCCCCACCGCGGTCCGCGTCGGGCTGGCCGACGGCAGCCAATTGCTGACCCGCGACGTGAAGATGCAGGGCAAGTCGGTGGAGATCGATCTGCTGGGGGCCGCGGCCGACGACGCTCTGTTGAGCTTCCCCGTCTCGCAAGTCGCGTCGATCCGCTTCCGCCCTCCGGTCGCTAAAGCGATCAACGATCAATGGGAGCAGAAGCTGGGAGCCGACAAGCCGTCGGACACCTTGGTCGTGCGAGCGGGCAACGATCAATTGGACGAAGTCGCCGGGACCGTGCTGGCGATCAACCGCGATGCGGTCTCGTTCGATCTTGGGGGCCAACAGGTCGAAGCTCCGCTGGATCGTTTGGAAGGGATCGTCTTCCGCAGCAGCGACGGCGACGCGGCACGCATTCAAGCTCAGATCACCGACGCCGGCGGATCGACTTGGTCCGCTAGCAAAATCACCGGCCAGGGGAAGACGCTGCAGCTGGAGACTCCCGCCGGCATCTCTCGCTCGATCCCCTTGGATCGGATTCACCAAATCGAATTCCGCGGCAACGTGCGAATGCTGCGAGCCGCCGACGCGGCAAACGTCTCTTTCACCGCTGCGATCGGCGGGCTTTTGGATCCCGAATTTTCCAAGTCGATGTTTGGCCCGCGCGATGTCGCTGCGGGGATCGCGTTGTCGGCAGGTTCGGAACTGACGATCCGGTTGGGCGACGACGACCGCTTGTTCGAAACGATCGTCGAAACTCCCAACCGCTCCTTCGACGGCGGCGTCGTCCGGGTGGTGATCCAGTTGGATGATGACGCCGCGTTGGACAAAAAACTGACGGCGGCGGAGCTGCCCGAAGCGATTCAATTGGATGTCGCGGGGAAGCGACGGATGCAGATCCGCATCGAATCGGGGCAGGACAGTTCGACCGGAGATGCTCTTCTGCTCAGGAAACCGAGGTTGCGAAAATGA
- a CDS encoding HAD-IIA family hydrolase — translation MSKLGFLIDMDGVIYKGNQLIPGADQFIARLHENDHPFLFLTNNSQRTQRDVAVRLQRMGIDAREDQIFTCAMATASFLSKQKPDGTAYVIGEGGLLQALHLNGYSIVDTDPDYVVVGEGRTVTAEALDAATRMILAGAKLIATNLDPNCPTASGTRPGCGATVAFLEMATGKKASSMGKPSPVMMRAARKQLGLTTSETVMIGDTMETDIIGGVQMGYHTALALSGGTQLTDLDNYAFGPDLVVESVAELADPSCNLETLFGLPEEELSPAEEPSPARHRGIRRQVQLAHK, via the coding sequence ATGAGCAAACTTGGATTCTTAATCGACATGGACGGCGTGATCTACAAGGGCAACCAATTGATCCCGGGTGCCGATCAATTCATCGCCCGACTGCACGAGAACGATCACCCGTTTCTGTTTTTGACAAACAACAGCCAACGCACGCAACGCGATGTCGCGGTGCGGTTGCAACGGATGGGGATCGACGCCCGCGAGGACCAGATTTTCACCTGTGCGATGGCGACGGCTAGCTTCCTCTCCAAACAGAAACCCGATGGGACCGCTTATGTGATCGGCGAAGGAGGCTTGCTGCAGGCGCTCCATTTGAATGGCTATTCCATCGTCGATACCGATCCCGACTATGTCGTGGTCGGAGAGGGAAGAACCGTCACTGCCGAAGCATTGGACGCCGCCACCCGGATGATTCTGGCCGGGGCGAAACTGATTGCGACCAACCTGGATCCGAATTGCCCCACGGCCAGCGGCACCCGCCCCGGTTGCGGTGCGACCGTTGCGTTCCTGGAAATGGCGACCGGCAAAAAGGCATCCAGCATGGGGAAACCGAGCCCCGTGATGATGCGTGCGGCCCGCAAACAGCTCGGCTTGACCACGTCGGAGACCGTCATGATCGGCGACACGATGGAAACCGACATCATCGGTGGTGTTCAAATGGGCTATCACACCGCGCTGGCGTTGTCGGGCGGAACCCAGCTGACCGACCTGGACAACTATGCGTTCGGTCCCGATCTGGTGGTCGAATCGGTCGCCGAACTGGCCGATCCAAGCTGCAATCTGGAAACGCTGTTCGGATTGCCGGAAGAGGAACTTTCGCCTGCGGAAGAACCTTCGCCCGCCAGACATCGCGGTATCCGCCGTCAGGTCCAGCTCGCTCACAAGTGA
- a CDS encoding SRPBCC family protein codes for MICTGEDVEIAGTPAEVFLWLDDPQRVLQWVPQMIANAHQEAAGQRIGTRFHQRFQYKNRVVATSGEIVAFRQDQLLGMQIDQGGMRVRVDYRLEPAGDQTVVRQDVQLHFRPLLRIPTRMVAPLIRWIARKRIRHNLGHLKRAVEQANAV; via the coding sequence GTGATTTGCACCGGCGAAGATGTCGAGATCGCGGGAACACCGGCCGAGGTCTTCCTGTGGTTGGATGATCCTCAGCGGGTCCTGCAGTGGGTTCCGCAAATGATCGCCAACGCGCATCAAGAGGCGGCTGGCCAACGGATCGGGACTCGGTTCCATCAGCGGTTCCAATATAAGAACCGCGTCGTCGCAACTTCGGGCGAGATCGTCGCCTTCCGCCAGGACCAATTGCTCGGCATGCAGATCGATCAAGGAGGGATGCGTGTGCGAGTCGATTACCGCTTGGAACCGGCGGGTGACCAGACGGTCGTCAGGCAAGACGTTCAGCTGCACTTCCGGCCGCTGCTGCGCATTCCCACTCGAATGGTCGCGCCGCTGATCCGTTGGATCGCTCGCAAACGGATCCGCCACAACCTGGGGCACTTAAAACGGGCAGTCGAACAAGCCAACGCGGTTTGA
- a CDS encoding PQQ-binding-like beta-propeller repeat protein, with translation MDTRANRFLPIFFLLAGLGVSTSSAAEPTWTQFRGADRAGIVPDVALPVQWDAKKNIRWRSELPGEGWSSPVTDGKRIYLTAAIPSDKAAAGEDASNGSFDLSLLIIDAETGELQTQQTLIHQTAEETQKIHAKNSHASPTTILDGDRLYSHFGFQGTVCTDLQGKTLWINRDLSFKAIHGNGGSPVLVDNRLVFTCDGASEPFVAALKTDTSELAWKCPRPVEAKKKFSFSTPAVIEVDGKQQIVAPGSNCVLGIEPADGSILWQVDYDGYSVIPQPVYAGGILIVCTSYDKGGLLAIDPRGRGNITETNVLWQLDKGAPKTPTPLMQSGLLYMINDAGVAYCLDAASGDRIWQKRIGGQYSASPLLADGKIYFTSEAGETTVIQASRDFQELARNDLGERTLASLAPLDSSILLRTAKALYRIETP, from the coding sequence ATGGATACACGCGCAAATCGATTCCTGCCAATCTTCTTCCTGTTGGCAGGCTTGGGAGTTTCCACATCGTCCGCTGCCGAGCCGACTTGGACTCAGTTCCGCGGTGCCGATCGAGCGGGGATCGTCCCGGACGTAGCGCTGCCGGTGCAGTGGGATGCCAAGAAAAACATTCGCTGGCGGTCCGAACTGCCGGGCGAAGGCTGGTCGTCGCCGGTGACCGATGGAAAACGGATCTATCTGACCGCGGCGATCCCCAGCGACAAAGCCGCGGCGGGGGAAGATGCTTCCAACGGCAGCTTCGATCTGTCGCTGCTGATCATCGACGCCGAGACGGGCGAGCTGCAGACGCAACAAACGTTGATCCATCAAACGGCGGAAGAGACTCAAAAGATCCACGCCAAAAATTCGCACGCCAGCCCGACCACGATCCTCGATGGCGACCGGCTCTATTCCCATTTCGGATTCCAGGGAACCGTCTGCACCGATTTGCAAGGCAAGACACTGTGGATCAATCGCGACCTGAGCTTCAAGGCCATTCACGGTAACGGCGGATCGCCGGTGTTGGTTGACAATCGGTTGGTCTTCACTTGCGATGGTGCCAGCGAACCCTTCGTTGCAGCTTTGAAGACCGACACCAGCGAGTTGGCGTGGAAGTGCCCGCGGCCGGTCGAAGCGAAGAAGAAGTTCTCCTTTAGCACCCCCGCGGTGATCGAGGTCGACGGCAAACAACAGATCGTCGCACCGGGAAGTAATTGCGTGTTGGGAATCGAGCCGGCCGATGGATCGATCCTTTGGCAAGTCGACTACGATGGCTATTCGGTGATTCCACAACCGGTTTACGCCGGCGGCATCTTGATCGTCTGCACCAGCTACGACAAAGGAGGCCTGTTGGCGATCGATCCTCGCGGCCGCGGGAACATCACCGAAACAAACGTGTTGTGGCAGCTGGACAAAGGAGCTCCCAAGACGCCGACGCCGCTGATGCAGTCGGGGCTGCTTTATATGATCAACGACGCGGGCGTTGCCTATTGCTTGGACGCCGCCAGTGGCGACCGGATCTGGCAGAAACGGATCGGCGGACAATACTCCGCCTCGCCGTTGTTGGCCGACGGCAAGATCTACTTCACAAGCGAAGCGGGCGAGACGACGGTGATCCAGGCCAGTCGCGACTTCCAAGAGTTGGCGAGGAACGACCTCGGCGAGCGAACGTTGGCCAGTCTCGCTCCGTTGGATTCGTCGATCCTACTGCGGACCGCCAAAGCGCTCTATCGCATCGAAACGCCGTGA
- a CDS encoding DEAD/DEAH box helicase has product MNLIAFSDRAPDDEEPAAAARPDLRIVLAEPSWYADEDPESPSVELTSEPLAFETPKLLSVKLNNIKIKTTGFDFPESPMWGKKSEEKVVRKQVQPADEIVVPEEDPEPKAKKKKSATRIDPPSDVIKLQDRLYYLLQPPMESLVGSGELNFPFKPFPYQFDGIAFLFPRYAAVLADEMGLGKTMQAISTIRFLLCSGEASSILLVCPKPLVTNWQREFKLWAPEIPIGIVEGDSEKRAWQWRQRATPVKIANYELLMRDRDVVTDPELKFDLVALDEAQRIKNRNSTTSKIVHAISRKRSWALTGTPIENSPNDLVGIFEFLSPGYLNNDMTPLALGKATRDFVLRRTKDKVLTDMPPRLYRDAELDLTPEQWATYQQAEDSGVIQLEEMGKSLTVQHVFELVLRLKQICNFDPATGTSTKMERLVADMEEVAASGHKAIVFSQWVKSIDKMRPALERFGPLEYHGRIPHKKRDGVIDQFKNDPSKHVILMSYGAGSVGLNLQFCRYVFLFDRWWNPAIEDQAINRAHRIGAAGSVTITRMLAMNTIEQRIAEVLDQKRELFESVFSDSASPGTVGLSRDDIFGLFKLRTPEGIVKTI; this is encoded by the coding sequence GTGAATCTCATTGCTTTCTCCGATCGAGCACCCGACGACGAAGAACCGGCTGCCGCTGCGCGCCCCGATCTGCGGATCGTTCTCGCCGAACCGAGCTGGTATGCCGACGAGGATCCCGAATCGCCGAGCGTCGAACTGACCAGCGAACCGCTGGCCTTCGAGACGCCTAAGCTGCTGTCGGTCAAGTTGAACAACATCAAGATCAAGACGACCGGCTTCGATTTCCCCGAATCGCCGATGTGGGGAAAGAAGTCCGAAGAGAAGGTCGTCCGCAAACAGGTCCAGCCGGCCGACGAGATCGTTGTTCCGGAAGAGGATCCCGAGCCGAAAGCGAAGAAAAAGAAGTCGGCGACGCGGATCGACCCGCCGTCGGATGTGATTAAGCTGCAGGACCGGTTGTACTATTTGTTGCAGCCGCCGATGGAATCGCTTGTTGGTTCGGGTGAGTTGAACTTTCCGTTTAAGCCCTTCCCGTATCAGTTTGATGGGATCGCGTTCCTGTTCCCCCGCTATGCCGCCGTGTTGGCTGACGAGATGGGGTTGGGCAAGACGATGCAGGCGATCAGCACGATCCGGTTCCTGTTGTGCTCGGGCGAAGCGAGCAGCATTTTGCTAGTCTGCCCCAAGCCGCTGGTGACCAACTGGCAGCGCGAGTTCAAGCTCTGGGCTCCCGAAATTCCAATCGGAATCGTCGAAGGCGATTCCGAAAAGCGAGCGTGGCAGTGGCGGCAGCGAGCGACGCCGGTGAAGATCGCCAATTATGAATTGCTGATGCGCGATCGCGACGTCGTCACCGACCCCGAATTGAAATTTGATCTGGTCGCGTTGGACGAAGCTCAACGAATCAAGAACCGCAACAGCACGACCAGCAAGATCGTCCACGCGATCTCTCGCAAACGGTCGTGGGCGCTGACCGGAACGCCGATCGAAAACAGCCCCAACGATCTCGTGGGGATCTTCGAGTTTTTGTCGCCTGGGTATCTGAACAACGACATGACGCCGTTGGCGCTGGGCAAAGCGACCCGTGACTTCGTCTTGCGGCGGACCAAAGATAAAGTGCTCACCGACATGCCACCGCGATTGTATCGCGACGCCGAATTGGATCTCACTCCCGAACAATGGGCGACCTATCAACAGGCCGAAGATAGCGGCGTGATCCAGTTGGAAGAGATGGGCAAATCGCTGACCGTCCAGCACGTCTTTGAACTCGTCCTGCGACTGAAACAGATCTGCAACTTCGACCCCGCCACCGGGACCAGCACCAAGATGGAACGCTTGGTCGCCGACATGGAAGAGGTGGCGGCGAGCGGACACAAGGCGATCGTCTTCAGCCAATGGGTCAAAAGCATCGACAAGATGCGGCCGGCGCTCGAACGCTTTGGGCCGCTGGAATATCACGGCAGGATCCCGCACAAAAAACGGGACGGCGTGATCGATCAATTTAAGAACGATCCCAGCAAGCATGTGATCTTGATGAGTTACGGAGCGGGAAGCGTGGGGCTGAACCTTCAGTTCTGCCGGTACGTCTTCCTGTTCGATCGTTGGTGGAATCCGGCGATCGAGGATCAAGCGATCAACCGCGCCCACCGGATCGGAGCAGCCGGGTCGGTGACGATCACGCGGATGCTGGCGATGAACACGATCGAACAACGGATCGCCGAAGTCCTCGACCAAAAGCGAGAGCTGTTCGAATCGGTCTTCTCCGACAGCGCCAGCCCCGGCACCGTCGGGCTCAGCCGCGACGACATCTTCGGCCTCTTCAAGCTCCGCACCCCCGAAGGGATCGTCAAAACGATCTAA